In a genomic window of Acipenser ruthenus chromosome 41, fAciRut3.2 maternal haplotype, whole genome shotgun sequence:
- the LOC131709107 gene encoding toll-like receptor 13, whose amino-acid sequence MIKSPRDTFTLAGFCSGRITAMTAASHLHALQALLFSVLLAPPAASYSYRNCIENPHDATSFNCIQRFQHSVDNLVADLPRGTVSLNVSHNQISALNPGAFSHLPRLASLRLDYNGLEVIQDGAFEGLGLLRSLNLSFNAIRHLCNGTFDGLHNLTELWLTNNRLATVPPGAFSSLAGLERLYLDSNWLEGFSEIVEEISGLGRLRVLDLCTNRLKSVSYSSHLPWTLADLRLCNNSIVTLDRKPGLFGRIRELDLSGNSNLDENSFRVIDMRNITYFRMRFTKISVLRFLNLSNINRSCVDYSGISFNRTGNLGDLCRNLRYHPIRKLTLQRNKITSILNNEFAECPQFKTLDLSYNSLKKIGCLKFLENKTSLEAVKIEHNLLDSLNSCSGAPAFPNLVNVTYRYNRILTVRDHAFGYAPGLRWLQLNINNIAYLGKHALTNLTQLLELRLDNNLITDLFYSSFQDLESLQTLNLRNNRISVIFNQTFHNLAKLRILDLGGNKITHFTPMAFAGLRNLTNLYLDRNNIKSVFGEVFRLVRQTLKILDLQGNMIRFIKNSTRVSPFVKLTMLQDLKLQGQRPYGITIVPHTFFRGLGSLRSLYLSGNGITVLPEDTFDDLVNLEFLSLDNSGMGINNLRPGIFKSLGKLRNLNLENMGVQSLSREVFRNLTGLQTLVLNRNALPSLDEEVILSLTSLRYLDLRGCPLTCTCHNTWLQNWSSTNQKVQVVYFQNLSCPDRPGYLYNFDTKVCYLDFGMYLFASTCPAVILLTILPMLYVKLYWRFRYSYYIFRSWFNDRWRRADDEDQRYKYDAFISYNSADEGWVLQELLPNLELRGPPSFKLCLHHRDFELGRNIVDNIVDSIYCSRKTLCVVSRQFLLSEWCSLEIQLASYRLFHELRDVLILVFLERIPERELSAYHKMRKVMLKKTYIEWPRDPEGQGLFWTKLKEALRSSNLSDSNTV is encoded by the coding sequence ATGATAAAGAGCCCCAGAGACACTTTCACGCTTGCTGGATTCTGTTCTGGACGCATCACAGCCATGACAGCTGCCAGCCACCTCCACGCACTCCAGGCCTTGCTATTCTCAGTGCTGCTGGCCCCACCGGCTGCCAGCTACAGCTACAGGAACTGCATTGAGAACCCCCACGACGCAACCAGCTTCAACTGCATCCAGCGCTTCCAGCACAGCGTAGACAACCTGGTGGCTGACCTTCCCAGGGGCACCGTGAGCCTCAACGTCTCGCACAACCAGATATCCGCCCTGAATCCGGGTGCGTTCAGCCACCTCCCCCGGCTGGCCAGCCTGAGGCTTGACTACAACGGACTGGAGGTCATCCAAGACGGAGCGTTTGAAGGGCTCGGTCTTTTGAGATCTCTGAACCTCTCCTTCAACGCCATCCGCCATCTCTGTAACGGGACTTTTGACGGCCTGCACAACCTCACCGAACTGTGGCTCACAAACAACAGGCTGGCCACCGTTCCACCCGGAGCTTTCTCCTCCTTGGCAGGCCTCGAACGGCTGTATTTAGATTCCAACTGGCTCGAAGGCTTCTCTGAAATCGTGGAGGAGATTTCCGGTTTGGGCCGCCTGCGGGTCTTGGACCTCTGCACCAATCGGCTGAAGTCTGTGAGCTATTCTTCACACCTCCCTTGGACCCTTGCAGACCTCCGCCTCTGCAACAACTCAATCGTGACTCTGGATCGGAAACCGGGGCTCTTCGGCCGTATCCGAGAGCTGGATTTATCGGGCAACAGCAATTTAGACGAGAACTCTTTCCGTGTCATTGACATGAGAAACATCACTTACTTCCGGATGAGATTCACCAAGATATCTGTGTTACGGTTTCTGAATCTCAGTAATATCAACAGGAGCTGCGTGGACTATTCTGGGATCAGTTTCAACAGAACCGGGAACCTGGGTGACCTGTGCAGGAATCTGAGGTACCATCCCATTAGGAAACTCACTCTACAGAGGAACAAGATCACCAGCATTCTCAACAACGAGTTTGCGGAATGCCCTCAGTTCAAAACTCTGGATCTCTCTTACAACTCCCTGAAGAAAATCGGATGCCTTAAATTCCTGGAGAATAAAACGTCTTTAGAGGCTGTCAAGATCGAGCACAACTTGCTCGACAGCTTGAATTCCTGCTCCGGGGCTCCGGCATTTCCGAATTTGGTCAACGTAACCTATCGATACAACAGGATCCTCACGGTGCGTGACCACGCGTTCGGCTACGCCCCGGGACTGCGATGGTTACAGCTCAACATCAACAACATTGCATACCTCGGCAAACACGCTCTCACAAACCTGACCCAACTCCTTGAGCTGCGGCTGGACAACAACCTCATAACGGATCTCTTTTACAGCAGCTTCCAAGACCTCGAAAGCCTTCAGACCCTGAACCTGAGGAACAACAGGATCTCGGTCATATTTAACCAGACATTTCACAATCTGGCCAAGCTGAGGATCCTCGACCTGGGTGGGAATAAGATCACTCACTTTACCCCGATGGCTTTCGCTGGTCTGAGGAATTTAACCAACCTGTACCTTGACAGGAACAACATTAAGAGTGTTTTCGGGGAAGTGTTCCGCCTCGTCAGACAGACCCTGAAGATCCTGGATCTACAAGGCAACATGATCCGCTTCATCAAAAACAGCACCAGGGTGTCTCCCTTTGTAAAACTCACCATGCTTCAGGATCTCAAACTGCAGGGGCAAAGACCCTACGGCATCACCATTGTGCCCCACACTTTCTTCAGGGGACTAGGCTCTCTGAGGTCCCTTTACCTGTCTGGGAACGGAATCACAGTGCTCCCAGAGGATACGTTCGACGACCTGGTCAACCTGGAGTTTTTATCCCTGGATAACTCCGGCATGGGGATCAACAACCTGCGCCCTGGGATCTTCAAGAGCCTGGGGAAACTCCGGAACCTCAACCTGGAAAACATGGGCGTCCAATCCCTCTCCCGGGAAGTTTTCAGGAACTTGACGGGACTCCAGACACTGGTGCTGAACAGAAACGCTCTCCCGTCTCTCGACGAGGAGGTCATCCTCAGCCTGACCTCCCTCAGGTACCTGGACCTCCGCGGCTGCCCTCTCACCTGCACCTGCCACAACACCTGGCTCCAGAACTGGTCCAGCACCAACCAAAAAGTCCAAGTGGTTTATTTCCAAAACCTGTCGTGCCCGGACCGGCCGGGCTACTTGTACAACTTTGACACCAAGGTCTGCTACCTGGATTTCGGCATGTACCTCTTTGCTTCCACCTGCCCTGCTGTGATCCTGCTCACAATCCTGCCCATGCTGTACGTCAAGCTGTACTGGAGGTTCCGATACAGCTACTACATCTTCCGCTCCTGGTTCAATGACCGCTGGCGGCGTGCGGACGACGAAGACCAGCGGTACAAATACGACGCCTTCATCTCTTACAACTCCGCGGACGAAGGCTGggtcctgcaggagctcctgcCCAACCTGGAGCTGAGGGGCCCGCCGTCTTTCAAGCTGTGCCTCCACCACCGTGACTTCGAGCTGGGCAGGAACATCGTGGACAACATCGTGGACAGCATCTACTGCAGCCGGAAGACCCTCTGCGTGGTCAGCAGGCAGTTCCTCCTCAGCGAGTGGTGCTCTCTGGAGATTCAGCTGGCCAGCTACAGGCTGTTCCACGAGCTCCGGGACGTCTTGATCCTGGTTTTCCTGGAAAGGATCCCAGAGCGGGAGCTGTCCGCCTACCACAAGATGAGGAAGGTGATGCTGAAGAAGACTTACATCGAGTGGCCCAGGGACCCCGAGGGTCAGGGTCTGTTCTGGACCAAGCTGAAGGAAGCTCTCAGGAGCAGTAACCTCAGCGACAGCAACACTGTGTGa
- the LOC131709108 gene encoding cornifelin homolog, producing MSYPPEVITSQQQVSITSYTVTNSTQSWSSNVCDCCDDMGICLCGTFVPCILSCRVAEDYGECCLLPCLPGTMLAMRTGMREKYHIQGSICDDWVVMFCLPLCGLCQMAREQKRH from the exons ATGTCCTATCCGCCAGAAGTGATCACCTCCCAGCAGCAGGTATCAATCACCAGCTACACAGTGACCAATAGTACACAATCCTGGAGCAGCAAtgtgtgtgactgctgtgacgacATGGGCATCT GTCTGTGTGGTACGTTTGTTCCCTGTATCCTGTCCTGTCGAGTTGCAGAGGATTATGGGGAATGCTGCCTCCTGCCCTGCCTCCCTGGCACCATGCTCGCGATGAGAACAGGAATGAGAGAAAAATACCACATCCAG GGCTCGATCTGTGACGACTGGGTGGTGATGTTTTGTCTGCCTCTCTGCGGGCTGTGTCAGATGGCGAGAGAGCAAAAGAGACACTGA